Part of the Cyanobacteria bacterium QS_8_64_29 genome is shown below.
CCGGGCGCGATCGCGGTCATGGCCGAGGCGGGCATCGACATCAGCCAGCAGCGATCGCAGGCCCTGAGCGAGTTCCAGCCCGAGGCCTACGACGCGGCTGTCTCGCTGTGCGGCTGCGGGGTCAACCTGCCCCAAGCGTGGCTGCTGCGCCCTATTTTCCAGGACTGGGCGGTTGCCGATCCGGCCGGGCAGCCGCTGGAGGCCTACCGGCAGGCGCGCGACGACATCCGGGAGCGCGTGGCGGCACTGTTGGCCCAGCTACCGGCCGGCCAGGGCTAGGCGCGGGCCAGTACCTGCTCGGTCAGGCGGCAGAAGGCGCAGATCTCGCCCGGCGTGGGCTGCCCGCACGACTGGCAGGCGTTGAGCTCGACCGCGTCGGCTTGCTCGAAGGGCTCGCGGGCGCGCTTGAGAAACTCAAACAGGAACTGATGCTTGGTTCCGGGGGACTCGCGCTCTAGGTGGTTGAGCATCTCTTTGTAGAGGTGAGAGCGCGTCCCCACCGCATTGGGGCACTCCTCGACGATGTAGTCGATGCCGTTGAGCACCGCGTAGGCGGCGGTCTCTTTTTCGGTCAGGCGTACCAGCGGCTTGATCTTGCGAACAAACCCCTGCGGGTTGCCCTCCAGAATGGGCGTCTGCCGCGCTAGGGCATCGGTGTTCCAGCGCAGGACGTTGCCCAGCAGCGTGGCAGCTTCGTCATCGAGGTTGTGGCCGGTGGCAACGGCATCGTAGCCGCCGTTGAGGGCTTCGCGGTTGAAGAGGTAGCGCTTGCTCAGCCCGCAGGCCGAGCAGGCCGGGCGGCGCGTATTCTGGGCTGCATCCGGGACATCAAAGCCGTAGGTCTCGGCTAGCGAGAGGTGGCGCAGCGTCGCGTTGCGCTCGCGGGCAAATTTTTGCACTTTCTCGCCCGAGGTTTGGGAGTAGCCGCCAATGCCCAAATCAATGTAGAGCCCGTCGGCGCGATAGCCAAACTGCAGCAGCACGTCCCACAGCACCAAGCTGTCCTTGCCGCCGGAGATGGCCACTAGGATGCGCTCGGTGGGATCGACCATGCGGAACTTGTTGATCGCCCGCCGCACCTGATTGTGAAAGTACTCGGTGAAGTGCTGGGCGCAGAAGGCGCTGTTGTGGCGTCGCAGCTCGATGGCGGCTTTGCCCTTACACTTGGTGCATTTCATGGTTGCACCCTCCCGAAACGGCCGACCGGATCTCGAGCTCGGTCCCCTCGGGCACGACCTCATCGGGGGTCAGCAGCGTGCCGTTGGCGATGGCGATGGTGGCTTCTGGGTTCATCTGCAGCTCTTGCAGGATGTCCTTAACGCGACGGCCGCCCGCGCAATGCCACTCCTGCTTCTGCGGCACGGTCATCAGAACCCGAACGCCGGTTGAGGCTTCTTGCTCGGCCATAGCTCGAAGCGATCGCAGCGCCTAGCGCGACGGCCAGAACCGCCACCGTTTGCCTAGCGTAGCAAAGTCGCGCCAGCCCAGGAACAGAATGGGGGTGTCGCGGGCCGGGCGCCGCTTGCCGCGGTGGACGTGCCGGACGTCAAAAATAAAGGGCGCATGGTCGCCATCG
Proteins encoded:
- a CDS encoding ArsC family transcriptional regulator, whose translation is PGAIAVMAEAGIDISQQRSQALSEFQPEAYDAAVSLCGCGVNLPQAWLLRPIFQDWAVADPAGQPLEAYRQARDDIRERVAALLAQLPAGQG
- a CDS encoding TIGR00269 family protein, translating into MKCTKCKGKAAIELRRHNSAFCAQHFTEYFHNQVRRAINKFRMVDPTERILVAISGGKDSLVLWDVLLQFGYRADGLYIDLGIGGYSQTSGEKVQKFARERNATLRHLSLAETYGFDVPDAAQNTRRPACSACGLSKRYLFNREALNGGYDAVATGHNLDDEAATLLGNVLRWNTDALARQTPILEGNPQGFVRKIKPLVRLTEKETAAYAVLNGIDYIVEECPNAVGTRSHLYKEMLNHLERESPGTKHQFLFEFLKRAREPFEQADAVELNACQSCGQPTPGEICAFCRLTEQVLARA
- a CDS encoding thiamine biosynthesis protein ThiS, whose amino-acid sequence is MAEQEASTGVRVLMTVPQKQEWHCAGGRRVKDILQELQMNPEATIAIANGTLLTPDEVVPEGTELEIRSAVSGGCNHEMHQV